A part of Ictalurus furcatus strain D&B chromosome 8, Billie_1.0, whole genome shotgun sequence genomic DNA contains:
- the ap1ar gene encoding AP-1 complex-associated regulatory protein has protein sequence MGNCWTQCTGIFWREANRIQRGGGSKYFRSSTTGEHYTIEFENLVESDEGESSQSCARPISEEEIGHLKELRYAAIADTQTLIDEKLNAELVAQEEKLRLEEEAIVAAQREAARLAKERKLKEQLAQKKTEKEGSSSHRKQPSGGEFEAYLQSVKAQSEAFRSSRLSSETNLVTPNTESSWDFTCRTRSTNDDATSLDLEWEDEEGMNRTGATWERSKTEEDILRAALRPAGKKLGSGPASASEDSNALEWENDFVSAHAEDSSEQCDDDEFEGFVNPVLDTPSEAEPNADQQDR, from the exons ATGGGGAACTGCTGGACTCAGTGCACTGGGATATTCTGGAGAGAGGCGAACAGGATCCAGAGAGGAGGAGG GTCTAAATACTTTAGAAGTAGCACAACTGGAGAACATTATACAATAGAG TTTGAGAATCTTGTGGAGAGTGATGAG GGTGAGAGTTCACAAAGTTGTGCCAG GCCCATCAGTGAGGAGGAGATTGGCCATCTGAAGGAACTGCGCTATGCTGCTATTGCCGATACGCAGACACTGATCGATGAGAAGCTGAATGCTGAG TTAGTGGCACAAGAGGAGAAGTTAAGGCTAGAAGAGGAGGCTATAGTCGCAGCTCAGCGTGAGGCTGCGAGGCTCGCAAAGGAGCGAAAGCTAAAGGAG CAGCTTGCACAGAAGAAAACCGAGAAAGAGGGCAGCAGCTCACATCGCAAACA GCCATCAGGTGGAGAGTTTGAAGCGTACCTGCAGAGTGTGAAGGCTCAGTCAGAGGCATTCCGCAGTAGTC GACTCTCCTCTGAGACAAATCTAGTGACTCCTAACACAGAGAGCAGCTGGGACTTCACCTGCAGAACTCGCTCCACTAATGATGATGCCACCTCGCTTGATCTTGAGTGGGAGGATGAGGAGG GTATGAATCGGACAGGTGCGACATGGGAGCGCTCTAAGACAGAGGAGGACATCCTGCGAGCTGCACTCCGTCCTGCCGGTAAAAAGTTGGGCAGTGGGCCAGCCTCTGCTTCAGAGGACTCCAACGCTCTTGAGTGGGAGAACGACTTTGTCAGTGCACATGCTGAAGACAGTAGTGAgcagtgtgatgatgatgaattcGAGGGATTTGTTAATCCAGTACTGGACACTCCATCTGAGGCAGAGCCTAATGCTGACCAGCAGGACAGATAA